A section of the Fusarium falciforme chromosome 8, complete sequence genome encodes:
- a CDS encoding AMP-binding domain-containing protein codes for MTQTKHGRRLLPSLVDEIAISDPGRVFYSVTKTNNPADGFQDINAKAFARAVNRCAWYIEKHLGRGYNFPTLAFIGPQDVVYAILTLACVKTGYKLHLLSPRNPLEASLFLLEETDCKTFLVPPKFPLPIVGQLIQTRRMDVLEMPALQHWLEDGHVELYPFTKTFEEARSEPFVVLHTSGSTGMPKPLVQTHGTLATLDACTQLPSLGFPDTYPSMCAGSRVYLAFPLCHCAGIWMLLPGCIYAGFTVVLGPFPLSAETANAIHVHGNVQQSAHAPFILSDLAKNPTYLDNLSRLDQVTFGGGSLPKAVGDAITAKTKLLNCLGTTESGALPSHLLDKEDWQYMSYSHVVGSEFRQISEDLYEHFIVRDPKLDLYQAFFQTFPELDEWPMKDLYAKHPTKENLWLYRGRTDDVIVFSSGANLNPIEMESIIDSNPAVSTALVIGTGYPRSGLLVEAVNPPKNEEDRKSLVDTIWPSVEAANKPISLSRRIHPDMIIFASADKPMLRAGKGTVQRKLTVDEYSSEIEVLYKATESLGVGFTSDWVREAQ; via the coding sequence ATGACACAAACAAAACATGGAAGGCGTCTTCTGCCTTCCCTAGTCGACGAAATCGCCATATCTGATCCAGGCCGAGTCTTTTACTCTGTGACAAAGACCAACAACCCCGCCGACGGATTCCAAGACATCAACGCCAAAGCCTTTGCCCGGGCCGTCAACCGATGCGCCTGGTATATCGAGAAACACCTCGGACGTGGTTACAACTTTCCAACCCTGGCATTTATCGGTCCTCAAGATGTCGTCTATGCCATCCTCACGCTCGCCTGTGTCAAGACGGGCTACAAGCTTCATCTGCTTTCGCCGCGAAACCCTCTCGAAGCAAGTCTGTTCCTTCTAGAGGAGACCGATTGCAAGACTTTCCTGGTCCCTCCGAAGTTTCCTTTGCCTATCGTGGGACAACTCATTCAGACACGTCGTATGGATGTTTTGGAAATGCCCGCATTGCAGCATTGGCTAGAAGACGGGCACGTAGAGCTGTACCCTTTCACCAAGACCTTTGAGGAGGCGAGATCAGAGCCGTTCGTTGTTTTGCACACTTCTGGCTCAACCGGCATGCCCAAGCCTCTGGTTCAAACACACGGAACACTCGCGACATTGGATGCATGCACACAGCTGCCATCCCTAGGCTTTCCAGACACGTATCCCTCCATGTGCGCTGGATCTCGCGTCTACCTGGCCTTTCCCCTTTGCCACTGCGCCGGTATCTGGATGCTTCTCCCCGGGTGCATCTATGCTGGCTTCACGGTGGTTCTCGGGCCATTCCCCCTTTCCGCGGAGACTGCCAATGCGATCCATGTCCACGGCAACGTGCAGCAAAGCGCCCACGCGCCCTTCATACTAAGCGATCTCGCAAAGAACCCCACGTATCTAGATAACCTCAGTCGTTTGGATCAAGTTACTTTTGGAGGAGGATCCCTCCCCAAGGCAGTAGGGGACGCCATTACCGCCAAAACAAAGCTCCTTAACTGTCTTGGAACGACCGAAAGCGGTGCCCTTCCCTCTCATCTCCTCGACAAAGAAGATTGGCAATACATGAGCTACAGCCATGTCGTCGGCTCAGAGTTTCGTCAAATCTCGGAAGACCTGTACGAACACTTCATCGTCAGGGATCCAAAGCTCGACCTGTACCAGGCCTTCTTTCAGACATTCCCCGAGCTGGACGAGTGGCCTATGAAGGACCTCTACGCAAAACACCCGACAAAGGAGAATCTTTGGCTATATCGGGGACGTACTGACGATGTCATTGTGTTCTCTAGTGGAGCCAACTTGAACCCGATTGAGATGGAGAGCATCATTGATTCCAACCCTGCTGTCAGCACGGCATTGGTCATTGGCACTGGGTACCCTCGATCAGGTCTGCTGGTGGAAGCTGTCAATCCCCCGAAAAACGAAGAGGATCGGAAGAGTTTGGTTGATACAATCTGGCCGTCAGTTGAAGCTGCAAACAAGCCAATTTCTCTGAGCCGCAGAATTCACCCCGACATGATCATCTTCGCATCCGCTGACAAGCCTATGCTAAGAGCAGGCAAAGGAACTGTCCAGCGCAAGCTCACTGTGGATGAGTATTCATCCGAGATCGAGGTCCTCTATAAGGCCACAGAGTCGCTGGGCGTTGGGTTCACCTCCGACTGGGTTCGTGAAGCTCAATAG
- a CDS encoding DUF3669 domain-containing protein has protein sequence MSIEPYAKTMAEGLAFLLWVVRIDANDIEFVLARPRPSNSESSKFEANILGPHSMWIIDFDCCNPLPMDEEGLEIAARCFWRNDPFYPRPESSNAADERLWGIFQEQFLRVSERMLEDESPCVRELPVRLMDKIIETRSKLD, from the coding sequence ATGTCGATTGAACCATACGCAAAGACGATGGCAGAGGGCCTCGCGTTTCTCCTCTGGGTCGTGAGGATCGACGCCAACGATATCGAGTTTGTCCTTGCCCGCCCTCGCCCGTCAAACTCGGAATCCAGCAAGTTTGAAGCAAATATTCTAGGACCTCATTCCATGTGGATTATAGACTTTGACTGCTGCAATCCGTTGCCCATGGATGAGGAAGGCTTAGAGATTGCCGCTCGGTGTTTCTGGAGGAACGATCCCTTCTACCCACGGCCTGAGAGTTCCAATGCCGCCGATGAGAGGCTTTGGGGGATCTTTCAGGAGCAGTTCCTAAGAGTTAGTGAGCGGATGCTTGAAGATGAGTCGCCATGTGTGAGGGAGCTCCCAGTGCGTTTGATGGACAAGATTATCGAAACCAGAAGCAAGCTCGACTAA
- a CDS encoding DUF3669 domain-containing protein encodes MDQTTAARTASRDLTTETSLEQLERIGMGFCGSVWADVNSSANQTASCMKREDGGPGRSITNEYHIHRLVNNAVNSNPRHAASFRIPLCRGFLKKSDADWSKILLRLPPGSTPCNALLSEKVQPVSETARRLLAVNYAKDHDSELIVGDKKNEHCLIRPYLGRRRHG; translated from the coding sequence ATGGACCAGACAACAGCGGCGCGGACTGCTAGCCGTGACCTCACCACAGAAACATCCTTAGAGCAACTGGAGAGAATTGGGATGGGCTTCTGCGGCAGCGTCTGGGCCGATGTGAATTCTTCAGCCAACCAGACTGCTTCATGCATGAAACGAGAGGATGGCGGCCCTGGCAGATCGATAACCAACGAGTACCATATCCATCGGCTCGTGAACAATGCTGTCAACTCAAATCCCCGACACGCCGCCAGCTTTCGCATCCCTTTATGTCGCGGTTTTCTCAAGAAAAGCGACGCAGACTGGTCGAAGATCCTGTTGCGACTGCCACCAGGCTCCACGCCCTGCAACGCGCTGCTCAGCGAGAAGGTTCAGCCAGTGTCAGAGACCGCCCGAAGATTGCTGGCGGTCAATTACGCAAAGGACCATGATAGTGAGTTGATTGTGGGCGACAAGAAGAACGAGCACTGCCTCATCCGACCATACCTTGGCCGCAGGAGACACggctga
- a CDS encoding CENP-V/GFA domain-containing protein: protein MATEEPKAEATYEAGCHCGYISLSVTLSPPLPEHEVLHCNCSICRRGGYLLVYPFHPKVKWHHDSEARVSRYEFNTKTRDHMFCPKCGASIGIDFKRFKPDKPYYGISVRQFNDVDLDSLKYKKFDGIHKMVPAGDLSGVEINAETGEPTSSGSQK, encoded by the exons ATGGCAACCGAAGAACCTAAGGCCGAGGCGACGTACGAGGCAGGCTGCCATTGCGGCTACATCAGCCTCTCAGTGACGCTCTCACCACCTCTGCCTGAGCACGAAGTTCTCCACTGCAACTGTTCCATCTGCCGTCGTGGAGGGTACCTCCTCGTTT ATCCGTTTCACCCAAAGGTGAAATGGCACCACGACTCGGAAGCACGTGTGTCGCGCTACgagttcaacaccaagacgcGCGACCACATGTTCTGCCCCAAGTGCGGTGCAAGCATCGGCATTGATTTCAAGAGATTCAAGCCCGATAAGCCATATTATGGCATCAGT GTGAGACAGTTCAACGATGTGGACCTTGATTCACTCAAGTACAAGAAGTTCGACGGCATTCACAAAATGGTGCCGGCAGGTGATTTGTCTGGCGTTGAAATCAATGCAGAAACGGGCGAGCCCACATCTTCTGGATCCCAGAAATAG
- a CDS encoding C2H2-type domain-containing protein, with product MDINSLDQSAGSQRKPFNIPEHLSRADSDIGSIESEDPLARDAPTRSHTQSPVKQVANPPQNSLTPSRQTKIAVVLTRSPGHWGSFDEVNVTDEDLDGPVISDLTPRGEPRTLFKPVSTLAVPSPSGPSTAVSSDTASTTPARGRGRPKGSVKKRDGQLTAAASRQARQIKTRPHLNGFPKRRGRRPKNPSPPPRDIYRRVDVPFVAFLCEWDDCKAELHNLETLRRHVYIVHGNSVQCLWGSCGRREEPYEFDDDESFNKHVEETHLVPLSWHVGDGPNNKGCRKAAEDEIPDYLKDENGNQVTPSIRDQQEEDIMTWRKNRRKLKELLIRMNENLPDEPDADIIDDDAA from the coding sequence ATGGACATTAATAGCCTCGACCAGAGCGCCGGGAGCCAAAGAAAACCCTTCAACATACCAGAACACCTTTCACGAGCAGATTCGGATATTGGAAGCATCGAATCAGAAGACCCCCTGGCCAGGGATGCTCCAACGAGAAGTCACACTCAGAGCCCGGTCAAGCAGGTCGCCAACCCACCACAAAACTCTTTGACACCAAGCCGTCAAACAAAGATCGCCGTCGTACTGACCAGATCACCGGGACACTGGGGCTCATTTGATGAGGTCAACGTTACGGATGAGGACCTCGACGGTCCTGTCATCTCGGACTTGACACCACGGGGAGAGCCCAGAACATTGTTCAAACCAGTCAGCACTCTCGCCGTGCCGAGTCCGAGTGGACCATCAACTGCAGTTTCCAGCGACACAGCCTCAACCACTCCCGCTCGCGGTCGGGGCAGACCAAAGGGTTCGGTCAAGAAGCGCGACGGACAGCTCACAGCCGCAGCCTCCCGTCAGGCCCGGCAAATCAAGACCCGGCCTCATCTCAACGGTTTCCCGAAGCGGAGAGGACGGCGGCCCAAGAACCCTTCGCCGCCACCGAGGGACATTTACCGTCGGGTTGACGTGCCGTTTGTCGCCTTCCTGTGTGAGTGGGATGACTGCAAGGCGGAGCTGCACAACCTTGAAACGCTGCGGCGGCACGTCTACATCGTTCACGGTAACTCAGTTCAGTGTCTATGGGGGTCGTGTGGACGTCGAGAAGAACCTTATGAgtttgacgatgacgagagcTTCAACAAGCATGTCGAAGAGACGCACCTGGTACCGCTTTCATGGCACGTTGGCGATGGACCAAACAACAAAGGTTGCCGGAAAGCCGCCGAGGACGAGATACCAGACTATCTGAAAGATGAGAATGGGAACCAGGTGACGCCCTCAATACGAGATCAGCAAGAAGAGGACATTATGACCTGGAGGAAGAACCGGCGCAAGCTAAAGGAGCTGCTGATCCGCATGAATGAGAACCTCCCAGATGAGCCTGATGCGGATATtatcgacgacgatgctgcATGA
- a CDS encoding DUF676 domain-containing protein translates to MLSSIRRRIFRSKPDHDRTTNGVPASDFRAPGASAPEAPSEPQPRRAKSFFYSGIKTLHSSQDDKIDIVFIHGLNGDCEKTWTAKTEIQPWPKVFLPPELPNCRVLTYGYDAGVVDSSKNRVSDHAYTLLTSLASCRQSAETAERPIIFVCHSLGGLVCQDALVAAKQRPEAHLQKIFHLTRGIVFLGTPHHGSSLAKWGEMLSRSVGMMKQTNTEIVRLLTRDSEVLARIQDCFHTLIMARNKEETNNIEITCFYEELPMKRIGVVVPKHSATLPGYISIGIHSNHAQMTKFGSRAEPGFVAVCGELKRWVKKIEQQGPTESKSHHPGQVTEAVPHYLIPYTSNPDFVGRSDVIESLKDQLGHAESTPRNKAHLRASLCGLGGVGKTQVALAYAYWLQEAHPEISLFWVHANSAERFVHSYANIAEECHIPGYDESSGLDSLSVVKSWLESKDSGKWLMIIDNADDMQLFFPSGDGEKFSDYIPECAHGTALITTRNLQVGSRLTRGKRPIEVNKMDEDESVQLLIRGLQGIDEDPIDLLRLSSRLEFLPLALVQASAFIQENTITVDKYLELLDGSEKGLVDLLSEDFEAAGRDSATPRAVTETWILSFQQIERQYPFAAELLSLMSLFDRQSIPMDFLEFYSEEKEKKPNSAIQLVKALGILKAFSFIIAEKRGDHNMHRLVQLVTRAWLNRNGTKNEFTRWALLAVSDSYPYGHFEDISTCSAYLAHAYAVLDSDDIDSQTEPKRTDSETEGKLVKASLRHRVGGFFLFQGRYAEAERLQRQAINTRTELLGAEHPETLTVMSDLAAALCNQGQWEEAEELEVHIMETRKRLHGEEHEQSLDAMNNLAFTIFEQGRLEEAGKLWSRVLEIRKRALGEDHLDTILAMNNLATTLGGEAEKELQRRVIETRKRLLGEEHPDTLISMGNLAMTLYENGETWEAEELQVQVLEVSKRVLGEEHPDTLIAMTNLGRTWTLLGKLSADTRHLYPDVDMLGDALALLQECVRLRRQVLGEDHPDTQESCECLEECRVALNAEATQQNSQVEVQFAELPDKTDD, encoded by the exons ATGCTATCTTCAATACGCCGTCGGATCTTCCGCAGCAAACCGGATCATGACCGGACCACCAACGGAGTTCCGGCCTCTGATTTCCGGGCCCCCGGCGCTTCAGCCCCTGAAGCTCCGTCCGAACCACAACCCCGACGGGCCAAATCCTTCTTTTATTCTGGCATCAAGACACTTCACAGCTCACAGGACGATAAAATTGA CATCGTCTTCATCCACGGTCTGAACGGCGATTGTGAAAAGACATGGACCGCCAAAACGGAGATACAGCCTTGGCCAAAGGTCTTTCTTCCGCCAGAACTTCCAAACTGCCGCGTTCTGACGTACGGATACGATGCGGGTGTGGTCGACTCCTCCAAAAATCGAGTCTCAGATCATGCCTACACTCTGTTGACATCTCTCGCATCTTGTCGACAGTCTGCCGAAACG GCTGAGAGACCGATCATCTTTGTCTGTCATAGTCTCGGCGGATTGGTCTGCCAAGATGCCCTGGTGGCAGCCAAGCAGCGTCCCGAAGCACATCTCCAGAAGATCTTTCACCTGACCCGAGGTATCGTCTTTCTGGGGACACCGCATCATGGGTCAAGCCTCGCAAAATGGGGAGAGATGTTATCTCGCTCCGTTGGCATGATGAAGCAGACCAACACTGAGATCGTCCGGCTACTTACGCGCGACTCGGAAGTTCTCGCTCGTATCCAGGATTGCTTCCACACATTGATCATGGCCCGGAACAAGGAGGAAACAAACAACATTGAAATCACCTGCTTTTACGAAGAGCTCCCCATGAAAAGGATCGGCGTGGTTGTTCCAAAACACTCAGCCACTCTTCCCGGATACATCTCGATCGGAATCCACAGCAACCATGCTCAGATGACAAAGTTTGGCAGTCGGGCTGAGCCAGGATTCGTGGCAGTGTGTGGTGAGCTCAAGCGTTGGGTCAAGAAGATCGAGCAACAGGGGCCGACTGAATCAAAGAGCCACCACCCTGGGCAGGTTACTGAGGCGGTCCCGCATTATCTCATCCCCTATACCAGCAATCCAGACTTTGTTGGAAGGTCCGATGTCATCGAATCATTGAAGGACCAGCTTGGCCACGCGGAGTCTACGCCACGGAACAAGGCACACCTACGGGCTTCGCTATGCGGTCTCGGTGGTGTCGGGAAGACCCAGGTTGCACTTGCGTACGCCTACTGGCTACAGGAAGCTCACCCAGAAATTTCACTCTTCTGGGTTCATGCCAATAGTGCTGAACGATTTGTCCACTCCTATGCTAACATCGCTGAGGAGTGCCACATCCCTGGCTATGATGAGTCGAGCGGTCTTGACAGCCTGTCGGTCGTGAAGAGCTGGCTTGAAAGCAAGGATAGTGGGAAATGGCTGATGATCATCGATAATGCCGACGACATGCAGCTCTTCTTTCCTTCAGGGGATGGGGAGAAGTTTTCCGATTACATCCCCGAGTGTGCTCACGGCACCGCTCTCATCACGACGAGGAATCTGCAAGTGGGCTCAAGGCTCACGAGAGGGAAGCGCCCTATCGAGGTCAATAAGATGGATGAAGACGAGTCAGTTCAGCTTCTTATCCGTGGACTTCAAGGCATCGACGAGGATCCCATAGATCTCTTACGACTCTCATCTCGACTCGAGTTCCTGCCTCTTGCACTCGTGCAAGCTTCTGCCTTTATTCAGGAGAACACCATCACTGTCGACAAGTACCTGGAGCTCTTGGATGGGAGCGAAAAGGGCTTGGTCGATCTATTGAGTGAGGATTTTGAGGCAGCTGGGAGAGACTCGGCAACACCTCGTGCTGTCACCGAAACCTGGATCCTTTCTTTTCAGCAGATCGAGCGACAATATCCCTTTGCAGCCGAGCTTCTCTCCCTCATGAGTCTCTTCGATCGACAATCAATCCCCATGGATTTTCTCGAGTTCTACAGtgaagaaaaggaaaagaagcccAACAGTGCTATACAACTTGTCAAGGCTCTTGGCATCCTCAAGGCTTTCAGCTTCATCATAGCTGAGAAACGCGGCGATCACAACATGCACCGTCTGGTACAGTTGGTGACCCGTGCTTGGTTGAATCGCAACGGCACCAAGAACGAGTTCACAAGATGGGCGCTCCTGGCAGTCTCGGATTCTTATCCTTATGGCCACTTTGAGGACATTTCAACATGCAGCGCATACCTTGCGCACGCCTACGCCGTCTTGGATTCGGATGACATCGATTCACAGACAGAGCCGAAGCGCACTGATTCAGAGACGGAGGGAAAATTGGTCAAGGCATCTCTCCGCCATAGAGTCGGCGGGTTTTTCTTGTTCCAAGGTCGATACGCAGAGGCCGAAAGACTACAGCGACAAGCGATCAACACAAGGACGGAACTGTTAGGAGCCGAGCATCCTGAAACACTAACAGTCATGTCCGATCTTGCCGCTGCTCTCTGTAATCAGGGCCAATGggaagaggccgaggaaTTGGAGGTGCACATCATGGAGACAAGGAAACGGCTGCACGGAGAGGAGCACGAGCAATCGCTAGATGCCATGAACAACCTCGCTTTTACGATCTTTGAGCAAGGTCGGCTGGAGGAAGCAGGGAAGCTTTGGAGTCGGGTGTTGGAAATCAGGAAGCGTGCGCTTGGAGAAGATCACTTGGATACGATCCTTGCTATGAACAACCTCGCCACAACACTTGGAGGCGAGGCGGAAAAGGAGCTCCAGAGGCGCGTCATCGAGACAAGAAAGCGCTTGCTCGGAGAAGAGCACCCGGATACTCTGATCAGCATGGGAAACCTAGCGATGACGCTCTACGAAAATGGAGAAACGTGGGAAGCAGAGGAGCTGCAGGTGCAAGTGCTGGAGGTTAGCAAGCGGGTGCTCGGAGAAGAACATCCCGATACCCTCATCGCTATGACAAACCTCGGACGGACTTGGACCTTGCTGGGAAAGCTCTCTGCAGATACGAGGCACCTCTATCCTGACGTGGATATGCTCGGCGATGCTCTCGCCCTCCTGCAGGAATGCGTTCGCCTTCGGCGTCAGGTGCTCGGCGAGGATCATCCGGACACGCAGGAGTCGTGCGAATGCCTAGAGGAGTGTCGAGTTGCATTGAATGCCGAGGCAACTCAGCAGAATAGCCAGGTGGAAGTTCAGTTTGCCGAACTTCCAGACAAGACAGACGACTGA